From the genome of Vicia villosa cultivar HV-30 ecotype Madison, WI linkage group LG2, Vvil1.0, whole genome shotgun sequence, one region includes:
- the LOC131647386 gene encoding uncharacterized protein LOC131647386 isoform X2, which yields MASTLEIHQSSVYNSMKQDDSDFNLTEWGMRGRMISRENTKSRRYSASIIRSIREDTDSFRSNITISSTASSPGYTLKDEIDPSTYSFTTALKALQARSVYKSWECLSPEGFALNSKWNEAEKYICNPLSGQVPMECLSAKTLSGRLFQNSTTNRITMSAPLVYSSRHIQTRTMASTFSFAKEDVALQFHSPEKKKEGMTRDAYTQSSTFPCFSSSNLSTILTPSTIEISTKLSQDSLNSDENEIKLEEEVEVKDKEIWETREEKERGMHEYKKKDDQLCRQGGCFSWIKKNKRREKERQRRNNGIISN from the exons ATGGCATCAACACTAGAAATTCATCAATCATCTGTTTATAATTCAATGAAGCAAGATGATTCAGATTTCAATTTAACAGAATGGGGAATGAGAGGAAGAATGATAAGTAGAGAgaacacaaaatcaagaagataTTCAGCATCAATTATAAGAAGCATTAGAGAAGACACAGATTCTTTTAGATCAAACATAACTATTTCTAGCACTGCTTCTTCTCCTGGTTACACATTAAAAG ATGAAATAGACCCTTCAACATATTCTTTCACCACTGCTCTTAAAG CATTGCAAGCAAGATCAGTTTATAAAAGTTGGGAGTGTTTATCACCAGAAGGATTTGCATTGAATTCAAAATGGAATGAAGCTGAAAAATATATATGCAACCCTTTATCAGGACAAGTACCAATGGAATGTTTATCTGCAAAAACACTTAGTGGAAGATTATTTCAAAACTCAACTACAAATAGAATCACCATGTCTGCTCCACTAGTTTATTCATCAAGACACATTCAAACAAGGACAATGGCTTCAACTTTTAGTTTCGCTAAAGAAGATGTAGCTCTTCAATTTCATAGTCCAG aaaagaaaaaggagggAATGACAAGAGATGCTTACACTCAAAGTAGTACATTTCCTTGTTTTAGTTCAAGCAATCTTAGCACTATTTTAACTCCATCCACCATAGAGATTTCTACAAAGCTATCTCAAGACTCACTAAATTCagatgaaaatgaaattaaattagaGGAAGAG GTGGAAGTGAAGGACAAAGAGATATGGGAGacaagagaagaaaaagagagagggATGCATGAATATAAGAAGAAAGATGATCAACTTTGTAGGCAAGGTGGTTGCTTTTCATGGATAAAGAAGaataaaagaagagagaaagaaagacaaAGAAGGAATAATGGCATTATTTCTAATTAA
- the LOC131647386 gene encoding uncharacterized protein LOC131647386 isoform X1 → MASTLEIHQSSVYNSMKQDDSDFNLTEWGMRGRMISRENTKSRRYSASIIRSIREDTDSFRSNITISSTASSPGYTLKDEIDPSTYSFTTALKALQARSVYKSWECLSPEGFALNSKWNEAEKYICNPLSGQVPMECLSAKTLSGRLFQNSTTNRITMSAPLVYSSRHIQTRTMASTFSFAKEDVALQFHSPGREFEFNSENIKEKKKEGMTRDAYTQSSTFPCFSSSNLSTILTPSTIEISTKLSQDSLNSDENEIKLEEEVEVKDKEIWETREEKERGMHEYKKKDDQLCRQGGCFSWIKKNKRREKERQRRNNGIISN, encoded by the exons ATGGCATCAACACTAGAAATTCATCAATCATCTGTTTATAATTCAATGAAGCAAGATGATTCAGATTTCAATTTAACAGAATGGGGAATGAGAGGAAGAATGATAAGTAGAGAgaacacaaaatcaagaagataTTCAGCATCAATTATAAGAAGCATTAGAGAAGACACAGATTCTTTTAGATCAAACATAACTATTTCTAGCACTGCTTCTTCTCCTGGTTACACATTAAAAG ATGAAATAGACCCTTCAACATATTCTTTCACCACTGCTCTTAAAG CATTGCAAGCAAGATCAGTTTATAAAAGTTGGGAGTGTTTATCACCAGAAGGATTTGCATTGAATTCAAAATGGAATGAAGCTGAAAAATATATATGCAACCCTTTATCAGGACAAGTACCAATGGAATGTTTATCTGCAAAAACACTTAGTGGAAGATTATTTCAAAACTCAACTACAAATAGAATCACCATGTCTGCTCCACTAGTTTATTCATCAAGACACATTCAAACAAGGACAATGGCTTCAACTTTTAGTTTCGCTAAAGAAGATGTAGCTCTTCAATTTCATAGTCCAGGTCGCGAGTTCGAATTCAACTCTGAGAATATAAAAG aaaagaaaaaggagggAATGACAAGAGATGCTTACACTCAAAGTAGTACATTTCCTTGTTTTAGTTCAAGCAATCTTAGCACTATTTTAACTCCATCCACCATAGAGATTTCTACAAAGCTATCTCAAGACTCACTAAATTCagatgaaaatgaaattaaattagaGGAAGAG GTGGAAGTGAAGGACAAAGAGATATGGGAGacaagagaagaaaaagagagagggATGCATGAATATAAGAAGAAAGATGATCAACTTTGTAGGCAAGGTGGTTGCTTTTCATGGATAAAGAAGaataaaagaagagagaaagaaagacaaAGAAGGAATAATGGCATTATTTCTAATTAA
- the LOC131652919 gene encoding uncharacterized protein LOC131652919, translating to MPGGATVCSGHRFQCLPLLPHSTRPQLTNSTRSRLVSVNPQSISCFRTKLFFESNRFSFTLTRAADSSTTTTSQSSDVPNNNSITLVPDDEISITKISFGTIGLSLGVSLLSYGFGAYFNILPGSEWSAIMLTYGFPLAIIGMALKYAELKPVPCLTNSDAFRLQEKCATPILKQVKSDVTRFRYGDEQHLEEALKRIFQYGQGGGIPRRSAPVLQLIREEVTQDGKYSLVLVFEAKTLTLSDFEKRQAKFTSFFGPGITAEVGNGENNLYEVRLISNTDPNATSS from the exons ATGCCAGGTGGAGCCACCGTCTGCTCCGGTCACCGGTTTCAATGTCTTCCCCTTCTTCCACACTCAACTCGTCCCCAACTCACCAATTCAACTCGCTCTCGACTCGTTTCTGTTAACCCTCAATCTATTTCATGTTTTCGTACGAAGCTTTTCTTCGAATCCAATCGGTTTAGTTTTACTCTAACAAGAGCTGCTGATTCTTCAACCACCACAACTTCCCAATCTTCTGATGTTCCCAACAACAATAGCATCACACTTGTTCCCGATGACGAAATCTCCATTACTAAG ATTTCATTTGGTACGATTGGACTAAGTCTTGGAGTCTCACTCTTGTC CTATGGTTTTGGAGCATACTTTAATATTCTCCCTGGATCCGAATGGTCAGCTATAATGTTAACATATGGGTTCCCCCTTGCTATTATTGGCATGGCGCTCAAG TATGCAGAGCTCAAGCCAGTGCCATGCCTCACAAATTCAGATGCTTTCCGGTTACAGGAAAAATGTGCAACTCCTATTCTTAAACAG GTGAAGAGTGATGTTACCAGATTTCGCTATGGGGATGAGCAGCATTTAGAAGAAGCATTGAAACGGATTTTTCAGTATGGTCAA GGAGGAGGAATCCCCAGAAGAAGTGCACCTGTTCTACAATTGATTCGTGAAGAG GTCACACAAGATGGGAAATATAGTTTGGTCTTGGTTTTCGAGGCTAAGACTCTAACATTGTCCGATTTTGAAAAGAGACAG GCTAAATTTACTTCATTCTTTGGGCCTGGAATTACAGCAGAAGTTG GTAACGGCGAAAATAATTTATACGAGGTTCGACTTATCTCCAATACAGACCCTAATGCAACTTCTTCATGA